One Sanguibacter keddieii DSM 10542 genomic window carries:
- a CDS encoding ABC transporter permease: MAQTELSVPGRGRGLVDVFSQRYLLKLLVRKELRVRYRGSVLGMAWSYVKPATQFVVFYFAMGVFLKVGQDIDYFAVYLFSGIVVINFFSEAFGNATRTLIWNAHLIKKIYLPRELFPVSAIYVSVVHFLPQLVVLLVGALAVGWRPTLLGVLAALLGFLLTAILGLGLGMLFGSVNVFFRDAENFVDLLLLVATWASPVLYSFAMVKDAFENHAWLITVYELNPITVAVQLFHYAFWVPVGGPDAMSQMPDSMVQTTITGFLVAFVVLFLGQTVFRRLEGRFAQEL; encoded by the coding sequence ATGGCCCAGACAGAACTCTCGGTCCCTGGGAGAGGACGCGGCCTCGTCGACGTCTTCTCCCAGCGGTACCTCCTCAAGCTCCTCGTGCGCAAGGAGCTCCGGGTCCGCTACCGCGGGTCCGTGCTGGGCATGGCGTGGTCCTACGTCAAGCCCGCGACGCAGTTCGTCGTGTTCTACTTCGCGATGGGCGTGTTCCTCAAGGTCGGGCAGGACATCGACTACTTCGCGGTGTACCTGTTCTCGGGCATCGTCGTCATCAACTTCTTCTCCGAGGCCTTCGGCAACGCGACCAGGACGTTGATCTGGAACGCGCACCTCATCAAGAAGATCTACCTGCCCCGAGAGCTGTTCCCCGTCAGCGCGATCTACGTGTCGGTGGTGCACTTCCTGCCCCAGCTCGTGGTCCTGCTCGTCGGGGCGCTCGCCGTCGGGTGGCGACCCACGCTGCTCGGGGTCCTCGCAGCGTTGCTCGGGTTCCTGCTCACCGCGATCCTGGGCCTCGGCCTCGGCATGCTGTTCGGGTCCGTCAACGTGTTCTTCCGCGACGCGGAGAACTTCGTCGACCTCCTCCTGCTCGTCGCGACCTGGGCCTCACCCGTCCTGTACTCCTTCGCGATGGTCAAGGACGCGTTCGAGAACCACGCGTGGCTCATCACGGTCTACGAGCTCAACCCGATCACCGTCGCGGTCCAGCTGTTCCACTACGCCTTCTGGGTGCCCGTGGGCGGCCCCGACGCGATGTCGCAGATGCCCGACAGCATGGTCCAGACCACGATCACCGGGTTCCTCGTCGCGTTCGTCGTCCTCTTCCTCGGCCAGACGGTGTTCCGTCGCCTCGAGGGCCGATTCGCCCAGGAGCTCTGA
- a CDS encoding ABC transporter ATP-binding protein, with protein sequence MATSRTTTGPVNIEIADVTKSFTLRHQRSMKELLVASVKGKDLSNSFNALDGVSFDVHEGETVALLGFNGSGKSTLLKLIAGVMHTDGGTIRTRGRVAGLIEVGAGFHPDLTGRENVYMNGAILGMSEQAIEKRFDDIVAFSEIEKFIDTEVKFYSSGMFLRLAFSVAVHSDPEVFLIDEILAVGDEPFQKKCLARIRELSAEGRTLVIVSHDLDMVADLCDRGILLEKGKIVADGESHEVVKQMRG encoded by the coding sequence ATGGCCACCTCACGCACCACCACCGGCCCGGTCAACATCGAGATCGCCGACGTCACCAAGTCCTTCACGCTCCGCCACCAGCGGTCCATGAAGGAGCTGCTCGTCGCCTCCGTCAAGGGCAAGGACCTGTCCAACAGCTTCAACGCCCTCGACGGCGTGAGCTTCGACGTCCACGAGGGCGAGACCGTCGCGCTCCTCGGCTTCAACGGCTCGGGCAAGTCCACCTTGCTCAAGCTCATCGCCGGCGTCATGCACACCGACGGCGGGACCATCCGCACCCGCGGACGCGTCGCCGGGCTCATCGAGGTCGGGGCCGGGTTCCACCCGGACCTCACCGGCCGCGAGAACGTCTACATGAACGGCGCCATCCTCGGGATGAGCGAGCAGGCGATCGAGAAGAGGTTCGACGACATCGTCGCCTTCTCCGAGATCGAGAAGTTCATCGACACCGAGGTGAAGTTCTACTCCTCGGGCATGTTCCTGCGCCTCGCCTTCTCGGTCGCCGTGCACTCGGACCCCGAGGTGTTCCTCATCGACGAGATCCTCGCCGTCGGTGACGAGCCGTTCCAGAAGAAGTGCCTCGCGCGCATCCGTGAGCTCTCCGCCGAGGGCCGCACCCTCGTCATCGTCTCCCACGACCTCGACATGGTCGCCGACCTGTGCGACCGCGGCATCCTGCTCGAGAAGGGCAAGATCGTCGCCGACGGCGAGAGCCACGAGGTCGTCAAGCAGATGCGAGGCTGA
- a CDS encoding DUF6541 family protein, whose protein sequence is MSWASTWEEVLRGILVLAVPGALVGYAVGLRRWWLVATAPALSVGTLATWGVLLSFAGIPWTVLSVGAATLLTAGVLLGAQTALRRVWRPDRAALGWWPATVAGVAVAGFLGVVAMRDGMAHPDAPPQTWDAIFHLNAVQRVLDTQDASSLHLGQLTAPLRDPAIYPAAWHGLVSFVVVDNVVVATNVVAILVAAVVFPLGCALLAAALLPGSRLLPGLTAVAGVAFVAFPGRMVSYGTLWPNALGYALLPVALALTVRLLDQAPVADRRRGPHVGARHVAAPATTRRGAREQTAAGHLPLDNLAPATTETSRTPLVLALLLTLVAVTAAHPNALIGYGAVSAALVLVGVVRVAAVAVVERRYVELLALVLTTGAVVVLATLIFRSPQMQSVIAYERGTYATPLEAVWQALSDTQLTVIGAGNGDPSWVLAGLTVLGFLVALVRSRLRWLALAYAVVLTLFVAANDPTLPIGALAGPWYSDAVRLGGLVVVVAVPLVGLGLLLVAQVLGLGLRALLALVPAPRSPRRAGALRGAVVSVIGVAVVVAFLATTGLARQDLREHRILAEYGRSDDPAWPGIVTTGEIELMERLADELPEDSVVLGNPFTGAPLLYAISGTEVVFPHLRGAWTPESRYLGLHLADIATDPEVCRLIDELGVTHLYVDPQLYWPEHSSRELYAGMGEEPPAVEGFTLVDQAERARIYAVDAC, encoded by the coding sequence GTGTCCTGGGCGTCCACCTGGGAAGAGGTGCTGCGCGGCATCCTCGTCCTGGCGGTCCCGGGCGCCCTCGTCGGGTACGCCGTCGGCCTGCGCCGCTGGTGGCTCGTCGCCACCGCACCGGCGCTCAGCGTCGGCACCCTCGCCACCTGGGGCGTGCTGCTGTCCTTCGCGGGGATCCCCTGGACCGTGCTGAGCGTCGGCGCGGCCACGCTCCTCACCGCCGGGGTCCTGCTCGGGGCGCAGACCGCCCTGCGCCGCGTGTGGCGCCCTGACCGCGCCGCCCTCGGCTGGTGGCCCGCGACGGTCGCCGGCGTCGCCGTCGCCGGGTTCCTCGGCGTGGTCGCCATGCGCGACGGCATGGCGCACCCCGACGCACCCCCGCAGACCTGGGACGCGATCTTCCACCTCAACGCCGTCCAGCGGGTCCTCGACACCCAGGACGCCTCGTCGCTCCACCTCGGCCAGCTCACCGCGCCGCTGCGCGACCCCGCCATCTACCCGGCCGCGTGGCACGGGCTCGTGTCCTTCGTGGTCGTCGACAACGTGGTGGTCGCCACCAACGTCGTCGCGATCCTCGTCGCCGCGGTCGTGTTCCCGCTCGGCTGCGCCCTCCTCGCCGCCGCGCTGCTGCCGGGCTCGCGCCTGCTCCCCGGGCTGACGGCCGTGGCCGGCGTCGCCTTCGTGGCCTTCCCCGGCCGCATGGTGTCCTACGGGACCCTGTGGCCCAACGCCCTCGGCTACGCGCTGCTGCCGGTCGCCCTCGCCCTCACCGTCCGGCTGCTCGACCAGGCGCCGGTCGCCGACCGACGGCGCGGACCCCACGTCGGGGCACGCCACGTGGCCGCGCCCGCCACCACACGCCGCGGCGCGCGAGAGCAGACCGCCGCAGGCCACCTGCCGCTCGACAACCTCGCGCCCGCCACGACCGAGACCAGCCGCACGCCGCTCGTCCTCGCCCTGCTCCTCACCCTCGTCGCGGTCACCGCTGCGCACCCCAACGCCCTCATCGGCTACGGCGCGGTCTCGGCCGCCCTCGTGCTCGTCGGGGTGGTCCGGGTCGCGGCCGTCGCCGTGGTCGAGCGCCGCTACGTCGAGCTCCTCGCCCTGGTCCTCACGACCGGGGCCGTCGTGGTCCTCGCGACGCTCATCTTCCGGTCACCGCAGATGCAGTCCGTCATCGCCTACGAGCGCGGGACCTACGCGACGCCTCTCGAGGCCGTGTGGCAGGCGCTGAGCGACACCCAGCTCACCGTGATCGGTGCCGGCAACGGCGACCCCTCGTGGGTGCTCGCCGGGCTCACCGTCCTCGGGTTCCTCGTGGCGCTCGTGAGGTCCCGGCTGCGCTGGCTCGCGCTCGCCTACGCCGTGGTCCTCACGCTGTTCGTCGCCGCCAACGACCCGACCCTGCCCATCGGTGCACTCGCCGGGCCCTGGTACAGCGACGCGGTCCGCCTGGGCGGGCTCGTGGTCGTCGTCGCCGTGCCGCTCGTCGGGCTCGGCCTGCTCCTCGTCGCCCAGGTGCTCGGGCTCGGGCTGCGTGCCCTGCTCGCCCTGGTGCCTGCCCCGAGGTCTCCGCGGCGCGCAGGTGCGCTGCGCGGTGCCGTGGTGTCGGTCATCGGTGTCGCCGTCGTGGTCGCCTTCCTGGCGACGACGGGCCTGGCGCGCCAGGATCTCCGCGAGCACCGCATCCTCGCCGAGTACGGACGCTCCGACGACCCGGCGTGGCCCGGCATCGTCACCACCGGCGAGATCGAGCTCATGGAGCGGCTCGCCGACGAGCTCCCCGAGGACTCCGTCGTGCTCGGCAACCCCTTCACCGGGGCGCCCTTGCTCTACGCGATCAGCGGCACCGAGGTCGTGTTCCCGCACCTGCGCGGCGCCTGGACCCCGGAGTCCCGGTACCTCGGGCTGCACCTCGCCGACATCGCCACGGACCCCGAGGTGTGCCGGCTCATCGACGAGCTCGGCGTCACCCACCTGTACGTCGACCCGCAGCTCTACTGGCCCGAGCACAGCTCGCGGGAGCTCTACGCCGGCATGGGCGAGGAGCCGCCTGCGGTCGAGGGCTTCACCCTCGTCGACCAGGCAGAACGCGCCCGCATCTACGCCGTCGACGCCTGCTGA
- a CDS encoding polysaccharide pyruvyl transferase family protein, translating to MFKQRQRPAARSRVLYLVATPGHPNFGDEVIVRRWLETLATVEPGAQVWVDCPNPGPAAALLKDAHPDLHFTDTVFRLCWDAPGETPKEVEEFVTSALDHPWEAPRWIPGIDLLRTADVFHVVGGGYVNTIWPRHTGIVAVARWMKRAAEARVAATGLGLLPADDGADGLWREAAPSFDVLTVRDTESHELFQGAPQARLAPDDVFLGGLAPLYARNAASAPEFMVCVQDDLNESDDFTPVVETVASTLRAWGAAGKPIGVVECIPRVDRRIYDRLVPEFGDDLQFYSLWEILRDGFPAAPHQRWVSSRFHPHILAAAAGASGVTLSIREDYYDVKHAAVRRMGSDWGAVATGATATQAGGPGTLPERSTKHSKTLVQLAREIYG from the coding sequence GTGTTCAAGCAGCGTCAGCGCCCAGCAGCCCGCAGCCGCGTGCTCTACCTCGTCGCGACCCCGGGTCACCCGAACTTCGGCGACGAGGTCATCGTCCGCCGCTGGCTCGAGACCCTCGCGACGGTCGAGCCCGGCGCCCAGGTGTGGGTGGACTGCCCGAACCCCGGCCCCGCGGCCGCGCTGCTCAAGGACGCCCACCCTGACCTGCACTTCACGGACACCGTGTTCCGGCTCTGCTGGGACGCACCGGGGGAGACCCCCAAGGAGGTCGAGGAGTTCGTCACCTCGGCCCTCGACCACCCGTGGGAGGCGCCGCGGTGGATCCCCGGCATCGACCTGCTGCGCACCGCCGACGTGTTCCACGTGGTCGGCGGCGGGTACGTCAACACCATCTGGCCCCGGCACACCGGGATCGTCGCCGTCGCCCGCTGGATGAAGCGGGCGGCCGAGGCGCGCGTCGCCGCCACCGGCCTGGGCCTGCTGCCCGCCGACGACGGCGCCGACGGCCTGTGGCGCGAGGCAGCACCGTCATTCGACGTGCTGACGGTCCGCGACACGGAGTCGCACGAGCTTTTCCAGGGCGCCCCGCAGGCTCGTCTGGCTCCCGACGACGTGTTCCTCGGCGGCCTCGCGCCGCTCTACGCCCGGAACGCGGCGTCCGCGCCGGAGTTCATGGTGTGCGTCCAGGACGACCTCAACGAGAGCGACGACTTCACGCCCGTGGTCGAGACCGTCGCCAGCACGCTGCGCGCCTGGGGTGCGGCCGGCAAGCCGATCGGCGTCGTCGAGTGCATCCCGCGCGTCGACCGCCGGATCTACGACCGGCTGGTGCCGGAGTTCGGCGACGACCTGCAGTTCTACTCCCTGTGGGAGATCCTCCGCGACGGGTTCCCCGCCGCCCCGCACCAGCGCTGGGTGTCGAGCCGGTTCCACCCGCACATCCTCGCCGCCGCGGCGGGGGCCTCCGGGGTGACCCTGTCCATCCGCGAGGACTACTACGACGTCAAGCACGCCGCCGTGCGCCGCATGGGCTCCGACTGGGGAGCCGTCGCGACCGGCGCGACGGCCACCCAGGCCGGGGGACCCGGCACCCTGCCCGAGCGCTCGACCAAGCACTCGAAGACCCTGGTCCAGCTCGCCCGAGAGATCTACGGCTGA
- the rfbB gene encoding dTDP-glucose 4,6-dehydratase encodes MRLLVTGGAGFIGSNFVHTTVRDRPDVEVTVLDALTYAGDATSLAPVADRVTLVQGDITDGALVDRLVGESDLVVHFAAESHNDNSLHDPWPFVQTNLIGTYTLLEAVRKHGVRYHHISTDEVYGDLELDDPAKFTADTPYNPSSPYSSTKAGSDLLVRAWARSFGVQATISNCSNNYGPYQHIEKFIPRQVTNLIDGVRPRLYGAGENVRDWIHVEDHNTAVWAIIDRGQIGETYLIGADGEKNNLEVVQTLLEVFGRPTDDFDHVTDRAGHDMRYAIDATRLRTELGWEPTFTDFGAGLRATVEWYRANEAWWRPAKAATEAKYAQAGH; translated from the coding sequence ATGCGTCTGCTCGTCACCGGTGGGGCCGGGTTCATCGGCTCGAACTTCGTCCACACGACCGTCCGCGACCGCCCCGACGTCGAGGTGACGGTGCTCGACGCCCTCACCTACGCCGGTGACGCCACCTCGCTCGCGCCGGTCGCCGACCGCGTCACCCTGGTGCAGGGCGACATCACCGACGGTGCGCTGGTCGACCGGCTCGTCGGCGAGAGCGACCTCGTGGTGCACTTCGCCGCGGAGTCGCACAACGACAACTCGCTCCACGACCCGTGGCCCTTCGTGCAGACCAACCTCATCGGCACGTACACGCTGCTCGAGGCCGTCCGCAAGCACGGCGTGCGGTACCACCACATCTCGACCGACGAGGTCTACGGCGACCTCGAGCTCGACGACCCTGCCAAGTTCACGGCCGACACCCCGTACAACCCGTCGAGCCCGTACTCGTCCACGAAGGCCGGCAGCGACCTGCTGGTGCGCGCCTGGGCGCGGTCCTTCGGCGTGCAGGCGACCATCTCGAACTGCTCGAACAACTACGGGCCGTACCAGCACATCGAGAAGTTCATCCCGCGCCAGGTCACCAACCTCATCGACGGCGTGCGCCCCCGCCTCTACGGGGCGGGTGAGAACGTGCGCGACTGGATCCACGTGGAGGACCACAACACGGCGGTGTGGGCGATCATCGACCGCGGCCAGATCGGCGAGACCTACCTCATCGGGGCCGACGGCGAGAAGAACAACCTCGAGGTGGTCCAGACCCTCCTCGAGGTGTTCGGTCGCCCGACCGACGACTTCGACCACGTGACCGACCGCGCGGGGCACGACATGCGCTACGCGATCGACGCGACCCGCCTGCGCACCGAGCTCGGCTGGGAGCCGACCTTCACGGACTTCGGCGCCGGCCTGCGCGCCACCGTCGAGTGGTACCGCGCCAACGAGGCGTGGTGGCGCCCGGCCAAGGCCGCGACCGAGGCCAAGTACGCCCAGGCCGGCCACTGA
- a CDS encoding acyltransferase family protein produces MNQPTRRATALLSPRQLDPRRNSLNMFRLVLALGVLVAHAFTLAGRPEPFWQGESIGGWAVSGFFIISGYLITASRMRTHLTEYLVHRIARIFPAFIMSLVVVVVIFAPLGYYHANGTLSGYLTTGNTPLNHVYSSMFLQMGDYSVAGTPTGVPYPGAWNGSLWSLYYEFLCYLAIAFLALLPVVKRSPWPIAVAFGLSVVAQAKVGAVSNLFGGNVDAVLMCKLLPYFLGGSLVYMLRERIPLRAVVGIASAAVALGLIMMWPQWGGQAASPFLAVALLWLATVIPSPKVLATHDISYGVYIYTFPIQQLLAVYGVHESFVLYMVLTAVIVVIPATASWLLLERRVMKHVRTYDHRRVWALAKEEPAI; encoded by the coding sequence GTGAACCAGCCGACCCGACGAGCGACCGCCCTGCTCAGCCCGCGCCAGCTCGACCCGCGTCGCAACAGCCTCAACATGTTCCGGCTGGTGCTGGCCCTCGGTGTGCTCGTCGCGCACGCCTTCACGCTCGCCGGCCGCCCCGAGCCCTTCTGGCAGGGCGAGAGCATCGGTGGCTGGGCGGTCTCCGGGTTCTTCATCATCAGCGGCTACCTCATCACCGCCAGCCGCATGCGCACGCACCTCACCGAGTACCTGGTGCACCGCATCGCGCGGATCTTCCCCGCCTTCATCATGAGCCTCGTCGTGGTCGTCGTGATCTTCGCGCCGCTCGGCTACTACCACGCCAACGGCACGCTCTCCGGGTACCTCACCACGGGCAACACCCCGCTCAACCACGTGTACTCGTCGATGTTCCTGCAGATGGGCGACTACTCCGTCGCCGGCACCCCGACGGGCGTCCCCTACCCGGGGGCGTGGAACGGGTCGCTCTGGTCGCTGTACTACGAGTTCCTCTGCTACCTGGCGATCGCCTTCCTGGCGCTGCTGCCCGTCGTCAAGCGCTCGCCCTGGCCGATCGCCGTGGCCTTCGGGCTGAGCGTCGTCGCGCAGGCGAAGGTCGGTGCGGTCTCGAACCTCTTCGGCGGGAACGTCGACGCCGTGCTCATGTGCAAGCTGCTGCCGTACTTCCTCGGCGGGTCGCTCGTCTACATGCTGCGCGAGCGCATCCCGCTGCGTGCGGTGGTCGGCATCGCCTCGGCGGCCGTGGCCCTCGGGCTCATCATGATGTGGCCGCAGTGGGGCGGCCAGGCGGCCTCGCCGTTCCTCGCCGTCGCGCTGCTGTGGCTCGCCACGGTGATCCCCTCGCCCAAGGTGCTCGCGACGCACGACATCTCCTACGGCGTGTACATCTACACCTTCCCGATCCAGCAGCTGCTCGCCGTCTACGGGGTCCACGAGAGCTTCGTGCTCTACATGGTGCTCACCGCCGTGATCGTCGTGATCCCGGCCACGGCCTCGTGGCTGCTCCTCGAGCGTCGTGTGATGAAGCACGTCCGCACCTACGACCACCGTCGCGTGTGGGCCCTCGCGAAAGAAGAGCCCGCGATCTGA
- a CDS encoding DUF6541 family protein, giving the protein MLEEIWAVCASLLLAVVPGAAVLVAARLRGWVLVASPLVTYGIVTIGGALCTWTGISWSIWGLLLSTVLWVAVALALSAFVPQVLQPVVTDDSDSTEGSPVTGEHAEVASPLTHRLTWKVHGLVAACAAFGGLFGAYVLRRGMGSLNSVVQDWDGVFHGAVVRWIADTGDLSQSSIAQLNNRETVDTFFYPSSWHGLAALGWDLGVDSVPRLLNAGSLMMPILLAFGIAGLVLRATRNPVMAGASAILVTMPSALVFDTLWRGPLIPFAVGLAMVPALVLLFDKALTHRSTGLFLATGLAAGGVVGVHPSGVYTAFIFLVPWILQRWITRRQLIVGDLLSIVAIGFVAALVAAPSLLTAISASTGARQDWPAVETAGQAVGEALLLNHARSGPQWAIVLLAVVGVLTFRRVRGLWWFWVAGIISLGLFVLAAAYDTPLAEDLTAPWWNDRWRFAAMVGMFVAVAAGVGVAAIVERVPRWVAGLTPVGIKTATAGVVVVLVGSFSMLSHAGYAEQNSSRMYWNFQSGSVIGQDDLELWSKAADIVPEGQMVLNDPTDGSTWMLAMEGLRPFFGGITLAIPNQAGLTATQEAILFHLSDIATDQEVRDIVDEYGIEYVIVGDGWIHGMSRAAGFLDLEDNPSFELVEQVGEAQLFRIVG; this is encoded by the coding sequence ATGCTCGAAGAGATCTGGGCAGTCTGCGCGAGCCTGCTGCTGGCCGTCGTCCCCGGCGCCGCCGTCCTGGTGGCCGCCCGACTGCGGGGCTGGGTGCTCGTCGCCTCCCCGCTCGTCACCTACGGGATCGTGACCATCGGCGGTGCCCTGTGCACCTGGACCGGGATCTCCTGGTCGATCTGGGGGCTGCTGCTCAGCACCGTCCTCTGGGTCGCGGTGGCGCTCGCGCTCAGCGCGTTCGTCCCGCAGGTCCTCCAGCCCGTGGTCACCGACGACAGCGACTCGACCGAGGGCTCGCCCGTCACGGGCGAGCACGCCGAGGTCGCCTCGCCGCTCACGCACCGCCTCACGTGGAAGGTGCACGGCCTCGTCGCCGCCTGCGCCGCCTTCGGCGGGCTCTTCGGCGCCTACGTCCTGCGCCGCGGCATGGGCTCCCTCAACTCGGTGGTGCAGGACTGGGACGGTGTGTTCCACGGCGCCGTGGTGCGTTGGATCGCCGACACCGGCGACCTCTCGCAGTCCTCGATCGCCCAGCTCAACAACCGCGAGACGGTCGACACCTTCTTCTACCCGAGCTCGTGGCACGGCCTCGCCGCCCTCGGCTGGGACCTCGGCGTCGACTCCGTCCCGCGCCTGCTCAACGCGGGCTCGCTCATGATGCCGATCCTGCTGGCCTTCGGCATCGCGGGCCTCGTGCTCCGTGCGACACGCAACCCGGTGATGGCCGGCGCGAGCGCGATCCTCGTGACGATGCCCTCGGCCCTCGTCTTCGACACGCTGTGGCGCGGCCCGCTCATCCCCTTCGCGGTCGGCCTGGCGATGGTGCCCGCTCTCGTCCTGCTCTTCGACAAGGCGCTCACCCACCGGTCCACCGGCCTCTTCCTCGCGACCGGCCTCGCCGCGGGCGGCGTCGTCGGCGTGCACCCGAGCGGTGTCTACACCGCCTTCATCTTCCTCGTGCCGTGGATCCTGCAGCGCTGGATCACCCGCCGACAGCTCATCGTCGGCGACCTGCTCTCGATCGTCGCGATCGGGTTCGTCGCCGCCCTCGTCGCCGCGCCCTCGCTCCTCACGGCGATCAGCGCCAGCACCGGCGCGCGCCAGGACTGGCCGGCCGTCGAGACCGCCGGGCAGGCCGTCGGCGAGGCGCTCCTGCTCAACCACGCCCGCAGCGGCCCCCAGTGGGCGATCGTGCTCCTCGCGGTGGTCGGGGTGCTCACCTTCCGTCGGGTCCGTGGGCTGTGGTGGTTCTGGGTCGCCGGGATCATCTCGCTCGGGCTCTTCGTCCTCGCAGCCGCCTACGACACCCCGCTCGCCGAGGACCTCACGGCGCCCTGGTGGAACGACCGCTGGCGCTTCGCCGCGATGGTCGGCATGTTCGTGGCCGTCGCCGCCGGTGTGGGCGTCGCCGCGATCGTCGAGCGCGTGCCGCGCTGGGTCGCCGGCCTCACGCCGGTCGGGATCAAGACCGCGACCGCCGGTGTGGTCGTGGTGCTCGTCGGGTCGTTCTCCATGCTCAGCCACGCGGGCTACGCGGAGCAGAACTCCAGCCGCATGTACTGGAACTTCCAGAGCGGCTCGGTCATCGGGCAGGACGACCTCGAGCTGTGGTCCAAGGCGGCCGACATCGTGCCCGAGGGGCAGATGGTCCTCAACGACCCGACCGACGGCTCGACCTGGATGCTCGCCATGGAGGGGCTGCGGCCGTTCTTCGGCGGCATCACGCTCGCCATCCCGAACCAGGCGGGCCTGACGGCCACGCAGGAGGCGATCCTGTTCCACCTGTCCGACATCGCGACGGACCAGGAGGTCCGCGACATCGTCGACGAGTACGGGATCGAGTACGTGATCGTCGGTGACGGCTGGATCCACGGCATGAGCCGTGCGGCCGGGTTCCTCGACCTCGAGGACAACCCGTCCTTCGAGCTCGTGGAGCAGGTCGGCGAGGCGCAGCTCTTCCGGATCGTCGGGTGA